The Helianthus annuus cultivar XRQ/B chromosome 16, HanXRQr2.0-SUNRISE, whole genome shotgun sequence genome includes a window with the following:
- the LOC110915332 gene encoding gamma carbonic anhydrase 2, mitochondrial produces the protein MGTLGRAIYVVGSWIRVAGQAVDRVGCSLQGSHLFEERVSRHRTLMNLFDKDPVVDKDAFVAPGASVIGDVQVGRGSSIWYGCVLRGDVNSIRVGSGTNIQDNALVHVAKTNISGNVLPTTIGNNVTVGHGAVLHGCTVEDEAFVGMGATLLDGSHVEKNAMVAAGALVRQNTRIPFGEVWGGNPAKFMRKLTEEEIAFISQSATNYTNLAMVHAAENNKGFQEIELEKSLRKKFARKDEEYDSMIGVVRETPAELTLPDNILPDKAQKIAS, from the exons ATGGGTACTTTAGGCAGAGCAATCTACGTCGTCGGATCCTGGATCCGGGTCGCCGGCCAAGCCGTTGATCGTGTCGGCTGCAGCCTCCAAGGCAGTCACCTCTTTGAAGAACGAG TGTCTAGACACCGGACGCTGATGAATTTGTTTGATAAAGACCCTGTGGTCGACAAAGATGCATTTGTGGCTCCTGGTGCTTCAGTCATTGGCGATGTTCAAGTGGGTCGTGGTTCCTCCATTTGGTATGGATGTGTTCTTAGAG GTGATGTGAACAGCATCAGAGTTGGATCAGGAACAAACATCCAAGACAACGCTCTTGTTCATGTAGCCAAAACCAATATAAGCGGGAATGTTTTGCCAACAACAATAGGCAACAATGTTACTGTAG GTCATGGTGCTGTGTTACATGGATGTACCGTAGAAGATGAAGCGTTTGTTGGCATGGGTGCCACTTTGCTTGATGGATCTCATGTTGAGAAAAATGCCATGGTTGCTGCTGGTGCCCTTGTCAGACAAAATACTAGGATTCCTTTCGGAGAG GTATGGGGAGGCAACCCGGCCAAGTTCATGAGGAAGCTTACCGAAGAGGAAATCGCCTTCATTTCTCAATCAGCAACCAACTACACAAACTTAGCCATGGTTCACGCTGCCGAAAACAATAAGGGCTTCCAAGAAATCGAATTGGAGAAATCACTGCGCAAGAAATTTGCACGAAAAGACGAAGAGTATGATTCAATGATTGGCGTCGTCCGTGAAACTCCCGCAGAGCTCACCTTACCCGATAATATCCTACCCGATAAAGCACAAAAAATCGCTTCTTAA